One genomic segment of Methanosarcinales archaeon includes these proteins:
- the cas1 gene encoding CRISPR-associated endonuclease Cas1 → MATLYLTEQGSKLRKTSKRLVVEKYGDTLLEVPAYGIDRVLIFGAVQISTQAISFLLESGIDVSFLSIHGKLKGKLTPVQSKNVFLRLAQYDRYKDDEFKPVIARNILEAKLKNQRTLILRYQRNHPEADFSVELDTISNSISSLDHTKKISSLRGLEGASSKAYFHCYSKMLSLDFTFDKRTKHPPLDPTNALLSLGYVLITNEIGGLAESTGFDPFIGFLHSLR, encoded by the coding sequence TTGGCTACACTATACCTGACCGAGCAAGGCTCGAAGCTGAGAAAGACATCGAAGAGGCTTGTGGTAGAGAAATATGGCGACACATTACTTGAAGTCCCGGCCTATGGGATAGACCGTGTTCTTATTTTTGGAGCAGTCCAGATCAGCACCCAGGCTATCAGCTTCCTGCTGGAAAGCGGGATCGATGTGAGTTTCCTTTCCATACATGGCAAACTTAAAGGCAAGCTGACTCCGGTCCAGTCAAAAAATGTATTCTTAAGGCTGGCCCAATATGACCGGTATAAGGATGATGAATTCAAGCCGGTGATTGCAAGGAATATCCTTGAAGCAAAGCTGAAGAACCAGCGTACTCTTATCCTGCGCTATCAAAGGAATCACCCTGAAGCGGATTTCTCTGTTGAACTTGATACAATTTCAAATTCGATATCCTCACTTGACCATACTAAAAAAATATCTTCGCTAAGGGGTCTTGAAGGTGCAAGCAGCAAAGCTTACTTCCATTGTTATTCCAAAATGCTATCACTTGATTTTACATTTGATAAGAGGACGAAACATCCGCCATTGGATCCAACCAATGCTCTTTTGAGCCTGGGATATGTGCTTATTACCAATGAGATCGGGGGCCTGGCAGAGTCTACCGGTTTTGATCCTTTTATTGGCTTTTTGCATAGTCTGAGAT